One Deltaproteobacteria bacterium DNA window includes the following coding sequences:
- a CDS encoding PilZ domain-containing protein, which produces MAIDVSSRNVLLLHDGELAEVRALVEAVGARAIEAREPPGDEVEIAVVLATARHLRDVHRAGSGARVVRIAVLDHDARTLRALCRRAGVDLVLRRPVHPVAVRLLLLHALYRGPDRRARRVPVGVPVRFRVTLRSHPALLADLSTRGCQLVGCQPLAPGRRVTVYLPDPVTPSRSFTVAGRVVRAVRDGDPGFAVEFQGVSERVRERLRESVGAYSDGPAACDSREVAAAWRRFAPPPTPVDPPEDEPGISSVAPAGWPVPDAALAGSAGAGSAPAAPAPAGADERRREPRRTYEGRRVVALDDEAARVLVGHDLSPGGMRVAPNPALFVGQRLRVALYGSPGETPLVLDVEVARDDGERGLVLGFGAVADATHRHLAKLLDALPILDTGRPSAPGLVVSEILDAEPC; this is translated from the coding sequence GTGGCGATCGACGTGTCCAGCCGCAACGTGCTGCTGCTCCACGATGGGGAGCTCGCGGAGGTGCGCGCGCTGGTGGAGGCGGTCGGGGCGCGGGCGATCGAGGCGCGCGAGCCGCCGGGTGACGAGGTCGAGATCGCGGTCGTGCTCGCCACCGCGCGGCACCTGCGCGACGTGCACCGGGCCGGAAGCGGAGCGCGCGTGGTGCGCATCGCGGTCCTCGACCACGACGCGCGCACGCTGCGCGCGCTGTGCCGCCGGGCTGGCGTCGACCTCGTGCTCCGGCGCCCGGTGCACCCGGTCGCCGTGCGCCTGCTCCTGCTCCACGCGCTCTACCGCGGGCCCGACCGCCGCGCGCGGCGCGTCCCGGTCGGCGTGCCGGTGCGCTTCCGCGTGACCCTTCGCTCCCACCCTGCGCTGCTCGCCGATCTCTCGACACGCGGCTGCCAGCTCGTCGGTTGCCAGCCGCTGGCTCCCGGCCGTCGTGTCACGGTGTACCTCCCCGATCCGGTGACGCCGAGCCGGAGCTTCACGGTCGCCGGCCGGGTGGTACGCGCGGTGCGGGACGGGGACCCGGGCTTCGCGGTCGAGTTCCAGGGCGTCTCCGAGCGCGTGCGCGAGCGGCTGCGCGAGTCGGTCGGCGCCTACAGCGATGGGCCTGCGGCCTGCGACAGCCGCGAGGTCGCGGCGGCCTGGCGGCGCTTTGCGCCGCCCCCGACCCCGGTCGATCCGCCCGAGGACGAGCCGGGCATCTCCTCCGTCGCACCCGCCGGCTGGCCCGTACCGGACGCCGCGCTGGCCGGCTCCGCGGGCGCCGGCAGCGCGCCCGCCGCGCCCGCTCCTGCCGGCGCCGACGAGCGCCGCCGCGAGCCGCGTCGCACCTACGAGGGCCGCCGGGTGGTCGCGCTCGACGACGAGGCCGCCCGCGTGCTGGTGGGCCACGACCTCTCGCCGGGTGGCATGCGCGTCGCCCCGAACCCGGCGCTCTTCGTCGGCCAGCGGCTGCGCGTTGCCCTCTACGGAAGCCCGGGCGAGACGCCGTTGGTGCTCGACGTGGAGGTGGCGCGCGACGACGGCGAGCGCGGACTCGTGCTGGGCTTCGGGGCGGTCGCGGACGCGACCCACCGCCATCTCGCAAAGCTGCTCGACGCGCTGCCGATCCTCGACACCGGCAGGCCGTCGGCACCCGGCCTCGTAGTCTCCGAGATCCTCGACGCGGAGCCGTGCTAG
- a CDS encoding PilZ domain-containing protein, which yields MPLERSVLVMDGGGAPRAALAHRLRRLGYRTLRAKSPEDAFRLVEEHRHLIGVALIPPDLAVIDLPAALAALATGAPGGQLAYIVTGPTPSGDILGELRASGVRLALWEPFDDARLRFQVNRALAEDGGGLVRRETRAPVDLPAQVFQSGRQKSARVYTLAAGGTYLETPRPAMRGARVEIEMPVGAGPVRAPGVVVYTNVPGNLHRDNLPVGMGVRFADLPDPAGAAIRRLVAEAALALTL from the coding sequence ATGCCCCTCGAACGAAGCGTCCTCGTGATGGACGGCGGCGGTGCGCCGCGGGCGGCGCTCGCCCATCGGCTGCGCCGGCTGGGCTACCGCACGCTGCGCGCGAAGAGCCCGGAGGACGCCTTCCGGCTCGTCGAGGAGCACCGTCACCTGATCGGCGTTGCGCTGATCCCCCCCGACCTGGCGGTGATCGACCTGCCGGCTGCGCTCGCCGCGCTCGCCACCGGCGCGCCGGGCGGGCAGCTCGCCTACATCGTGACCGGACCGACACCGTCCGGAGACATCCTCGGGGAGCTGCGCGCCTCCGGGGTCCGGCTCGCGCTCTGGGAGCCCTTCGACGACGCGCGCCTGCGCTTCCAGGTGAACCGCGCGCTCGCCGAGGACGGCGGCGGGCTCGTGCGGCGCGAGACGCGCGCCCCCGTCGACCTTCCCGCGCAGGTCTTCCAGTCGGGGCGCCAGAAATCCGCGCGGGTCTACACGCTCGCGGCGGGCGGCACCTACCTCGAGACCCCGCGGCCCGCGATGCGTGGCGCGCGGGTCGAGATCGAGATGCCGGTCGGCGCCGGCCCCGTGCGCGCCCCGGGCGTCGTGGTCTACACGAACGTCCCGGGCAACCTGCACCGCGACAACCTCCCGGTCGGCATGGGCGTGCGCTTTGCGGATCTTCCCGATCCCGCCGGCGCCGCGATCCGGCGCCTGGTCGCGGAGGCGGCGCTCGCACTCACGCTCTAG
- a CDS encoding YciI family protein — translation MARFVLIGRDGARGPELRPRHREAHLRNLRPLAEAGRVVHAGPLLDDTGAPCGSVVVFDAPDLASARRFAASDPYVVEGVFGSWEVLATRQVFPEPAPEPSG, via the coding sequence GTGGCCCGCTTCGTCCTGATCGGCCGTGACGGTGCGCGCGGCCCCGAGCTGCGCCCGCGCCATCGCGAGGCGCACCTGCGCAACCTGCGCCCGCTGGCCGAGGCGGGCCGCGTCGTCCACGCCGGCCCCCTGCTCGACGACACGGGCGCACCGTGCGGCAGCGTGGTCGTCTTCGACGCCCCCGACCTCGCGAGCGCGCGCCGCTTCGCAGCCAGCGATCCCTACGTGGTCGAGGGTGTCTTCGGGAGCTGGGAGGTGCTGGCGACCCGGCAGGTGTTCCCGGAGCCGGCGCCCGAGCCGAGTGGCTAG
- a CDS encoding alpha/beta fold hydrolase: MPGLDVAGGTLHWEAHGAGPPLVLVHGSGGSALSWWQQVPRYARHHRVITYDVFGFGRSAGDPAARHPRRLAGDLAAVLDAAGVARAALVCQSLGGWTGLPFALAHPERTAALVLSGSPGGLVTPAIARDLAGLPERMARRPGLAGMALAEDYPAREPALTFLYEQIGARNPPDVIAAYGAGLAEVVIPPARLAGFAVPTLLVAGEQDAFFSPPALAEVAAAIPGARITIFPGAGHSPYWEIPAAFDAEILRFLEGVAPWPASS, translated from the coding sequence GTGCCGGGGCTCGACGTCGCGGGCGGAACGCTGCACTGGGAGGCGCACGGCGCGGGCCCGCCGCTGGTGCTGGTCCACGGCTCGGGGGGGAGCGCGCTGTCCTGGTGGCAGCAGGTCCCGCGCTACGCCCGCCACCACCGGGTGATCACCTACGACGTCTTCGGCTTCGGCCGCTCGGCGGGCGATCCGGCGGCGCGCCATCCCCGGCGGCTCGCGGGCGACCTGGCGGCGGTGCTCGACGCGGCCGGGGTCGCGCGCGCCGCGCTCGTCTGCCAGTCGCTCGGCGGCTGGACCGGGCTCCCCTTCGCGCTCGCCCACCCCGAGCGCACGGCAGCCCTCGTGCTTTCCGGGTCCCCGGGCGGGCTCGTGACGCCCGCCATCGCGCGGGATCTCGCGGGCCTCCCCGAGCGCATGGCGCGGCGACCGGGCCTCGCCGGCATGGCGCTCGCCGAGGACTACCCCGCGCGCGAGCCCGCGCTCACCTTCCTCTACGAGCAGATCGGCGCGCGCAACCCGCCCGACGTGATCGCCGCCTACGGCGCTGGGCTCGCCGAGGTGGTGATCCCGCCGGCCCGGCTCGCCGGCTTCGCGGTGCCGACGCTGCTGGTCGCGGGCGAGCAGGACGCCTTCTTCTCGCCGCCGGCCCTCGCGGAGGTCGCCGCCGCGATTCCGGGCGCGCGGATCACGATCTTCCCCGGCGCCGGACACTCGCCGTACTGGGAGATCCCGGCGGCCTTCGACGCCGAGATCCTCCGCTTCCTCGAAGGAGTCGCCCCGTGGCCCGCTTCGTCCTGA
- a CDS encoding quinone oxidoreductase, which produces MPKAIEIEKTGGPEVLVRVDRDPGPPGPGQARIRVAAAGVNFVDVYLRTGVYPRPLPFVAGLEGAGRIEAVGPGVHALAPGDRVAWASVPGSYAEVLVAPVASLVRIPDGVADDVAAAALLQGMTAHYLVHALREPRPGAWALVHAAAGGTGRLLVQMLKRAGLHVVATCSTAQKAALASEAGADRVVLYTQEDFVAAAREASGGRGVDVVYDGVGRATFDGSLAALRPRGLLALFGQASGPVPPFDLQRLNAGGSLVVTRPSLAHFTATRAELELRAGEVLGAIAAGGLAVRIGARFPLARAADAHRALEGRTTTGKVLLTT; this is translated from the coding sequence ATGCCGAAGGCCATCGAGATCGAGAAGACGGGCGGGCCGGAGGTCCTCGTGCGGGTCGACCGCGACCCGGGCCCGCCCGGGCCCGGGCAGGCGCGGATCCGGGTTGCCGCCGCGGGCGTGAACTTCGTCGACGTCTACCTCCGCACCGGCGTCTACCCGCGCCCGCTGCCCTTCGTCGCGGGGCTCGAAGGCGCCGGCCGCATCGAGGCCGTCGGGCCCGGCGTCCACGCGCTCGCGCCCGGCGACCGCGTCGCGTGGGCCTCCGTCCCGGGCTCCTACGCAGAGGTCCTGGTGGCGCCGGTCGCTTCGCTGGTGCGGATCCCGGACGGCGTCGCCGACGACGTCGCCGCCGCCGCGCTGCTCCAGGGCATGACCGCGCACTACCTGGTCCACGCCCTGCGCGAGCCGCGACCCGGCGCGTGGGCGCTCGTGCACGCGGCCGCAGGGGGCACCGGGCGGCTCCTCGTGCAGATGCTGAAGCGCGCCGGCCTGCACGTCGTCGCCACCTGCTCGACCGCACAGAAGGCCGCGCTCGCGAGCGAGGCCGGCGCCGACCGCGTGGTCCTCTACACGCAGGAGGACTTCGTCGCCGCCGCGCGCGAAGCGAGCGGCGGCCGCGGCGTCGACGTCGTCTACGACGGCGTGGGCCGCGCCACCTTCGACGGGAGCCTCGCCGCGCTGCGGCCGCGCGGGCTCCTCGCGCTCTTCGGGCAGGCGAGCGGACCGGTCCCGCCCTTCGACCTCCAGCGCCTCAACGCGGGCGGCTCGCTCGTGGTGACGCGCCCCTCCCTCGCCCACTTCACGGCGACGCGCGCCGAGCTCGAGCTGCGCGCCGGCGAGGTGCTCGGCGCGATCGCCGCCGGTGGGCTCGCCGTCCGGATCGGCGCGCGCTTCCCGCTCGCGCGCGCCGCCGACGCGCATCGCGCGCTCGAGGGCCGGACCACCACCGGCAAGGTGCTGCTCACGACCTGA
- a CDS encoding EAL domain-containing protein: protein MSDAGPQRRGPWPVAPALAPIAAAADEVAGAFSRAGALGVVLVDAARLDVLERRHGHEAHGRALVAIGEEIGAACRELWGLSVTLARGELGRGEVIALMPAEGARGELFGQALPALERAIAERLARLGARIGYPYLRRLPPLAVGQAYTLRNPLLAERTQLRDAVEAARADAELNQRLLARSRRRELMEILVHGTVHSVYEPIVDAHALTVFGYEALVRGPAGSHLAAPLELFEVAADEDLLFALDCLCRTAALAGAVGFPQGAKLFLNIRPSSFHDPSFQPDALIRTLERCALGPRDVVFEISEQESIDNYEIFREVRDGYGKLGFQFALDDTGAGYASLEAVAELAPEFIKVDRGFVRGIDEDPVRQTILRALQTLASDLGARIVGEGLDTLEELRTLGSLGIPFGQGWLFGKPSPLCGDP from the coding sequence ATGAGCGACGCGGGTCCGCAGCGGCGCGGGCCGTGGCCCGTCGCGCCGGCGCTGGCGCCGATCGCGGCGGCGGCGGACGAGGTGGCCGGCGCGTTCTCGCGGGCGGGCGCGCTGGGGGTCGTGCTCGTCGACGCCGCCCGCCTCGACGTGCTCGAGCGCCGCCACGGCCACGAAGCGCACGGCCGCGCGCTCGTCGCGATCGGCGAGGAGATCGGTGCCGCCTGCCGCGAGCTCTGGGGCCTCTCCGTGACGCTCGCGCGCGGTGAGCTCGGGCGCGGCGAGGTGATCGCGCTGATGCCGGCCGAAGGCGCGCGCGGCGAGCTCTTCGGGCAGGCGCTGCCGGCGCTCGAACGAGCCATCGCCGAGCGGCTCGCGCGACTCGGAGCCCGGATCGGGTATCCCTACCTGCGCCGGCTCCCGCCGCTCGCGGTGGGACAGGCCTATACGCTGCGCAATCCGCTGCTGGCCGAACGCACCCAGCTCCGCGACGCTGTCGAGGCCGCGCGCGCCGACGCCGAGCTGAACCAGCGCCTGCTCGCCCGCAGCCGGCGCCGCGAGCTGATGGAGATCCTCGTGCACGGGACGGTGCACTCGGTCTACGAGCCGATCGTCGACGCCCACGCGCTCACCGTGTTCGGCTACGAGGCGCTCGTGCGGGGCCCGGCCGGCTCGCACCTCGCGGCGCCGCTCGAGCTCTTCGAGGTCGCCGCCGACGAGGACCTGCTCTTCGCGCTCGACTGCCTGTGCCGCACGGCGGCGCTGGCCGGCGCGGTGGGCTTTCCGCAGGGTGCGAAGCTGTTCCTGAACATCCGCCCCTCGTCGTTCCACGACCCGAGCTTCCAGCCCGACGCGCTGATCCGCACGCTCGAGCGCTGCGCGCTCGGGCCCCGCGACGTGGTCTTCGAGATCTCCGAGCAGGAGTCGATCGACAACTACGAGATCTTCCGCGAGGTGCGCGACGGCTACGGCAAGCTCGGCTTCCAGTTCGCGCTCGACGACACCGGGGCCGGCTACGCGAGCCTGGAGGCGGTGGCGGAGCTGGCGCCCGAGTTCATCAAGGTGGATCGCGGGTTCGTGCGCGGGATCGACGAGGACCCCGTGCGCCAGACGATCCTGCGCGCCCTCCAGACGCTCGCGAGCGACCTCGGTGCGCGGATCGTCGGCGAGGGCCTCGACACGCTCGAGGAGCTGCGCACGCTCGGCAGCCTCGGCATCCCGTTCGGGCAGGGCTGGCTCTTCGGCAAGCCCTCGCCCCTCTGCGGCGACCCGTAG
- a CDS encoding TetR/AcrR family transcriptional regulator translates to MARAVPPAPVSDPRPRRSQEERSAGTRTRLLDATLESLQALGYAQTTTTAVCERAGLSRGAQVHHFPKKQDLVVSAVAHLAARRAAELRRRAASLPPAADPDERLRALLVLVEEAFSGPLFLAALELWVAARTDPELHRSLVGFERAAGRALAGLWREIAGPLARAERFDAVLELTMHLARGMALQKLLRSDDSERRRLFALWRELAAAALRSDS, encoded by the coding sequence TTGGCGCGCGCCGTTCCCCCCGCCCCGGTCTCCGACCCCCGCCCGCGCCGCTCCCAGGAGGAGCGGAGCGCGGGGACGCGCACCCGCCTGCTCGACGCGACGCTCGAGTCGCTCCAGGCGCTCGGCTACGCGCAGACCACGACCACCGCCGTCTGCGAGCGAGCCGGCCTCTCGCGCGGCGCCCAGGTCCACCACTTCCCGAAGAAGCAGGACCTCGTGGTCTCGGCCGTCGCGCACCTGGCCGCGCGCCGCGCCGCCGAGCTGCGCCGGCGGGCGGCCTCGCTCCCGCCGGCCGCCGATCCCGACGAGCGCCTGCGGGCGCTCCTGGTCCTCGTCGAGGAGGCCTTCTCGGGCCCGCTCTTCCTGGCCGCGCTCGAGCTCTGGGTGGCGGCGCGCACCGACCCGGAGCTGCACCGCTCGCTGGTCGGCTTCGAGCGCGCCGCGGGCCGCGCGCTCGCCGGCCTGTGGCGCGAGATCGCGGGCCCGCTCGCCCGCGCCGAGCGCTTCGACGCGGTCCTCGAGCTCACCATGCATCTGGCGCGCGGCATGGCGCTCCAGAAGCTCCTTCGCAGCGACGACAGCGAGCGCCGCCGGCTGTTCGCGCTCTGGCGCGAGCTGGCGGCCGCGGCGCTGCGAAGCGATTCGTGA